From a region of the Candidatus Pantoea bituminis genome:
- a CDS encoding DUF58 domain-containing protein yields MSRQQGRGLNFDSLRRYQPGDDVRLIDWKATARLRSPWIRLYNEERERPVFILVDQRLDMYFGTRLQMKSVAAGNIAGLLAWRSWHDGDRLGCAILGDDELALHPCRAPKRNLMPILTDVQRMNAQLPAHYAQNHRQNVSLSDALQRIVRLLPSGSWLGIISDFHDLDTRCDAVLAHLRRRCEITAYVTLDDLHRRLPPHGQLAAYYHDVSTALNLTSHLSDRIQQSVTERLSQQQRRLQRMGITVKTIVTGNAVLPQLQQEDAHAGKRV; encoded by the coding sequence GTGTCCCGCCAGCAGGGACGCGGCCTGAACTTCGATAGCTTACGTCGCTATCAGCCGGGTGATGATGTCAGGCTGATTGACTGGAAGGCCACAGCACGCCTCCGCTCACCGTGGATCCGCCTCTACAATGAGGAGCGCGAACGACCCGTATTCATCCTTGTGGATCAGCGTCTGGACATGTACTTCGGTACCCGCCTGCAGATGAAATCGGTCGCCGCTGGAAACATTGCCGGATTGCTGGCATGGCGAAGCTGGCATGACGGTGATCGACTGGGCTGCGCGATATTGGGTGATGATGAACTGGCGCTGCATCCCTGCCGTGCGCCGAAACGCAACCTGATGCCCATTCTTACTGACGTTCAGCGTATGAATGCTCAGCTTCCCGCGCATTATGCGCAAAACCATCGACAAAACGTCTCCCTGTCAGACGCGTTGCAACGTATTGTCCGCCTGCTGCCCTCCGGTAGCTGGCTGGGGATCATCAGTGATTTTCACGATCTGGATACACGCTGCGATGCGGTGTTGGCTCACCTGCGTCGCCGCTGCGAAATTACCGCCTATGTCACGCTTGATGATCTTCATCGCCGCCTGCCGCCGCACGGTCAACTTGCGGCGTATTACCATGACGTAAGCACCGCGCTCAATCTCACTTCTCACCTCAGCGATCGCATTCAGCAAAGCGTAACCGAGCGTCTGTCGCAGCAGCAACGGCGGTTACAGCGAATGGGGATCACGGTGAAAACTATCGTGACCGGTAATGCAGTTCTGCCGCAGCTACAGCAGGAGGATGCGCATGCTGGCAAAAGGGTTTAG
- a CDS encoding AAA family ATPase — protein MNNREKLLALEASMNKQVIGQQELVRMLIVALLCDGHVLLEGLPGLAKTRAVRELARHIEGEFRRIQFTPDLLPSDITGSEIYQQNATREEDQFRFRPGPVFGNIILADEINRASARVQSALLEAMEERHVTVAGKTWPLPGVFMVLATQNPVDQEGTWPLPEAQLDRFLMKVIVDYPSKENEQRVMQLVRAEQQAKYQAAQHENPVPETDPLLISQQDIAECWREIATVYVAPTVEQYIVNLVEMTRHPDQVSEVFAGYISLGISPRGTLALDRCGRACAWLDGRDAVLPEDIQRIAPAVLRHRLLLSYQANADNCTPDQAIAMLLSAVVA, from the coding sequence ATGAATAATCGTGAAAAGCTGCTGGCGCTGGAAGCCAGTATGAACAAGCAGGTGATTGGACAGCAGGAGCTGGTGCGAATGCTGATCGTGGCCTTATTGTGTGACGGTCATGTGCTGCTGGAAGGCTTGCCGGGCTTGGCGAAAACGCGTGCGGTGCGCGAACTGGCTCGCCATATCGAAGGCGAATTCCGTCGTATTCAGTTCACGCCTGACCTGCTGCCCTCAGACATTACCGGCAGCGAAATCTATCAGCAAAATGCCACACGGGAAGAAGATCAGTTTCGCTTCCGCCCCGGCCCGGTGTTCGGCAATATCATCCTCGCCGATGAGATCAACCGCGCCTCAGCTCGCGTGCAGTCGGCGCTGCTGGAGGCCATGGAAGAGCGTCACGTGACCGTCGCAGGCAAAACCTGGCCGCTGCCGGGAGTATTCATGGTGCTGGCGACACAAAACCCGGTGGATCAGGAAGGTACCTGGCCCTTACCTGAAGCCCAGCTTGACCGTTTTCTGATGAAGGTGATTGTCGATTATCCGTCGAAAGAGAATGAACAGCGGGTAATGCAACTGGTGCGCGCTGAGCAGCAGGCAAAATATCAGGCTGCTCAGCATGAAAACCCTGTACCGGAAACCGACCCGTTGCTGATAAGCCAACAGGATATCGCCGAATGCTGGCGTGAAATCGCCACGGTTTATGTAGCGCCAACCGTAGAGCAGTACATCGTCAATCTGGTGGAAATGACGCGTCATCCCGATCAGGTCAGCGAAGTCTTTGCGGGTTATATCAGCCTCGGCATCAGCCCGCGCGGCACGCTTGCCTTGGATCGCTGTGGTCGTGCCTGCGCGTGGTTGGATGGCCGTGATGCGGTGTTGCCAGAAGATATTCAACGCATCGCGCCGGCCGTGCTGCGCCATCGTCTGCTGCTGAGCTATCAGGCAAACGCTGACAACTGCACGCCCGATCAGGCGATTGCCATGCTTCTTAGCGCAGTGGTGGCGTAA